A genomic stretch from Methylorubrum extorquens includes:
- a CDS encoding protein of unknown function (Evidence 5 : Unknown function) produces the protein MAMKTTFLVQTFVLKRKRLVPGDRQISTTSSAALKRAEAMAARMPGTAALQIVADDETGELESATILGQFGEVPDDFAESLQAA, from the coding sequence ATGGCCATGAAGACGACGTTCCTGGTCCAAACCTTCGTGCTCAAGCGGAAGCGGCTCGTCCCCGGAGACCGGCAGATCTCGACGACGAGCAGCGCAGCGTTGAAACGGGCCGAGGCGATGGCTGCGCGCATGCCAGGCACGGCCGCCCTGCAGATCGTGGCCGACGACGAGACGGGCGAACTGGAGAGCGCGACGATCCTCGGGCAATTCGGTGAGGTGCCGGACGATTTCGCCGAGAGCTTGCAGGCGGCCTGA
- a CDS encoding conserved protein of unknown function (Evidence 4 : Unknown function but conserved in other organisms) — translation MTMSQERCHFHCTDGRDVVFDLQGRAVAEHDLRPVCASVAAEVMQGCAAPVDWSAWIVEVHDAYGQHVMTFSFDEIANEVGIRPALAA, via the coding sequence ATGACGATGTCGCAGGAGCGCTGCCACTTCCACTGCACGGACGGCCGGGATGTCGTCTTCGACCTGCAGGGGCGGGCCGTCGCAGAGCACGACCTGCGTCCGGTCTGCGCCAGCGTGGCGGCCGAGGTGATGCAGGGCTGCGCTGCTCCGGTCGACTGGTCAGCCTGGATCGTCGAAGTGCATGACGCCTACGGTCAGCACGTGATGACGTTCAGCTTCGACGAGATCGCGAACGAGGTCGGCATCCGGCCGGCGCTGGCAGCTTGA
- a CDS encoding conserved protein of unknown function (Evidence 4 : Unknown function but conserved in other organisms) → MDTSFLSPGPITWAQIVALAAFLFALGKGADWVIGKLRAGTKDAVSPLTIDMAAVKIQIAAQNEALHNFKVEVARTYVTGDVITRMERRIDDLVTSMREEMAATRREMLQAITGRRAD, encoded by the coding sequence ATGGACACCTCGTTCCTCTCGCCCGGCCCGATTACCTGGGCGCAGATCGTGGCGCTCGCTGCCTTCCTCTTCGCCCTCGGCAAGGGGGCGGATTGGGTCATCGGCAAGCTGCGAGCCGGCACGAAGGACGCGGTGTCCCCCCTGACGATCGACATGGCGGCCGTGAAGATCCAGATCGCGGCACAGAACGAGGCCCTGCACAACTTCAAGGTCGAAGTTGCCCGAACCTACGTGACCGGCGACGTCATCACCCGGATGGAGCGCCGCATCGACGACCTCGTGACCTCGATGCGAGAGGAAATGGCCGCGACCCGCCGGGAAATGCTCCAGGCGATCACGGGGCGCCGGGCCGACTGA
- a CDS encoding protein of unknown function (Evidence 5 : Unknown function): protein MTDDQTAAELRGLLRFAQGLGLDEATVREIYEAVGREAMATGASDDTRMAELRKRMLAAARGGWD from the coding sequence ATGACCGACGACCAAACCGCCGCCGAGCTGCGCGGCCTGCTCCGGTTCGCGCAGGGCCTCGGTCTGGACGAGGCGACCGTGCGGGAGATCTACGAGGCCGTCGGGCGTGAGGCCATGGCGACAGGCGCCAGCGACGACACCCGCATGGCCGAGTTGCGGAAGCGGATGCTCGCGGCGGCGAGAGGAGGCTGGGACTAG
- a CDS encoding exported protein of unknown function (Evidence 5 : Unknown function) — MLTRPAQVGLYSLLAVASTAGTISAQPLQNASDPASAPSGQVDRAISILPLGAPSLMRVHGEKSREQPLGIFVHPNGPMIDFCSVGGCFDGPHLLTPILVNVRTQKDATAQEVGFHLNFTSDKGKVVYWKPGTRYEAGETVAVLNSKCSVTVDGGATQTVPGCLYRAQSAGTSAPRGEGPTGNGTNLRDGSIVWAYLGPGANNGKSAFSIAANFEPGTGAGWGFVTNTTVLPGVGDVTIFGEERDCSNGNKDSDIGSPYFMACSFIGGQGPGTFPMLAYRYVGSGAVNSGGANPYGAHYGDYWSGGPSTDVGSVVKDAVIFDSTNADVTLKSAAQRRHSIAFLYDQSDSFAVLRADGKHDSGLDFSRATLASGNFAVLPQTTFLSWSGRASFGWNGAIQAFTLGATNSGSSYSLAAYNSGDVDVGRHLSARPGPKLSISGCGASKLSKSANDLHGTISMQSGEAGCTIRFAATYNDIPDCVVSSSLGGMHAPAYETSRQGIAMTIAASNAPQSISYVCMGR, encoded by the coding sequence ATGCTCACTCGCCCCGCACAGGTAGGGCTTTACAGCCTGCTCGCCGTCGCCTCCACGGCAGGGACGATTTCCGCTCAGCCACTGCAGAACGCTTCGGACCCGGCAAGCGCGCCATCAGGACAAGTCGATCGAGCGATATCGATCCTCCCCCTGGGCGCCCCTTCGCTGATGCGTGTCCATGGCGAGAAGAGCAGGGAGCAGCCGCTTGGGATTTTCGTACATCCGAATGGGCCTATGATCGACTTCTGCTCAGTCGGCGGGTGTTTCGATGGCCCGCATTTGCTGACACCAATCCTTGTCAATGTCCGAACGCAGAAGGATGCAACTGCACAGGAGGTCGGATTTCACCTCAACTTCACAAGCGATAAAGGCAAGGTTGTATACTGGAAGCCAGGCACTCGCTACGAAGCTGGCGAGACGGTCGCTGTCCTCAATTCCAAGTGCTCTGTGACAGTCGATGGAGGCGCAACGCAGACCGTGCCCGGCTGTCTTTACCGCGCGCAGTCGGCCGGCACTTCAGCGCCCCGTGGGGAGGGCCCGACCGGAAACGGTACCAACCTTCGAGATGGCTCCATCGTGTGGGCCTATCTCGGCCCAGGCGCGAACAACGGGAAGAGTGCCTTTTCGATCGCCGCCAACTTCGAGCCTGGAACGGGTGCGGGGTGGGGCTTCGTCACCAACACGACCGTGCTGCCCGGAGTAGGCGACGTGACGATTTTCGGCGAGGAGCGCGACTGCAGCAATGGGAACAAGGACAGCGATATCGGCTCGCCGTACTTCATGGCGTGCTCGTTCATCGGCGGCCAAGGGCCTGGCACGTTCCCTATGCTCGCCTATCGGTATGTTGGCTCGGGCGCAGTCAACAGTGGCGGCGCCAATCCGTATGGCGCACATTACGGTGACTACTGGAGCGGCGGGCCGTCGACCGATGTCGGCTCCGTGGTCAAGGATGCTGTGATTTTCGACAGCACGAATGCAGACGTAACGCTCAAGAGTGCTGCTCAGAGGCGGCACTCCATCGCCTTCTTGTACGATCAAAGCGACTCGTTTGCCGTTCTACGCGCAGACGGAAAGCACGACAGTGGACTGGATTTCAGTCGAGCGACTCTCGCAAGCGGCAACTTCGCAGTTCTACCTCAGACGACATTTCTGAGTTGGAGCGGACGAGCGTCGTTCGGATGGAATGGCGCAATACAGGCTTTTACGCTTGGCGCGACAAATTCCGGGTCAAGCTATTCTCTGGCCGCATACAACTCGGGTGATGTGGATGTGGGAAGGCACCTCTCGGCCCGGCCGGGGCCAAAACTATCCATAAGCGGCTGTGGAGCGTCGAAGCTATCCAAGTCAGCCAATGATCTTCACGGGACCATTTCAATGCAATCCGGCGAAGCTGGCTGCACTATCCGCTTTGCAGCGACCTACAATGATATCCCCGACTGTGTTGTATCTTCCTCGCTCGGAGGAATGCATGCACCTGCTTACGAGACTTCTCGCCAAGGCATTGCCATGACGATTGCGGCATCAAACGCACCGCAATCGATCAGCTACGTCTGCATGGGGCGCTAG
- a CDS encoding conserved protein of unknown function (Evidence 4 : Unknown function but conserved in other organisms) — MAPRPFLARARLGLRRCWRAASGKRVYLLAGVMALPDVLDALPGVDLTPLLPEWLPGAKVATFLAVARLAARAYATKLATLPAREPPR; from the coding sequence ATGGCGCCCCGTCCCTTCCTCGCACGGGCCCGCCTCGGCCTGCGCCGCTGCTGGCGCGCGGCCTCGGGCAAGCGCGTCTACCTGCTCGCGGGCGTCATGGCGCTGCCCGACGTCCTCGATGCGCTGCCGGGCGTCGATCTCACGCCGCTGCTGCCGGAGTGGCTGCCGGGCGCGAAGGTGGCGACCTTCCTCGCGGTGGCTCGGCTCGCGGCGCGTGCCTACGCGACGAAGCTCGCCACCCTGCCGGCACGGGAGCCGCCGCGATGA
- a CDS encoding protein of unknown function (Evidence 5 : Unknown function), whose product MRTIVELDNGSAAAISDGGKDLADLLARALMTGSDAAWDKLRPYGISRIVERHPTEPAKVVVGERAIAVR is encoded by the coding sequence ATGCGGACCATCGTCGAACTCGACAACGGCAGCGCCGCGGCCATCAGCGACGGCGGCAAGGATCTCGCGGACCTCCTGGCCCGCGCGCTCATGACGGGAAGCGACGCCGCGTGGGACAAGTTGCGGCCGTATGGGATCAGCCGAATCGTTGAGCGTCACCCGACCGAGCCAGCGAAGGTTGTTGTCGGCGAACGCGCGATCGCGGTCCGGTAG
- a CDS encoding conserved protein of unknown function (Evidence 4 : Unknown function but conserved in other organisms), with product MSLLGWLSNPIGSALGAVGSGLIKVFGNSVLQPILKGMENGQNTQRDVAVQVVQAEMAANQAKAAIAPAFKGLIYGIGIPPAIHFGAACLTKTFDLGWNVQPLPPEYVPIEATILTAFFISSPLTTLARAGAARLLKA from the coding sequence ATGAGCCTCCTCGGCTGGCTCTCGAACCCGATCGGCTCTGCGCTCGGCGCCGTCGGCTCCGGCCTGATCAAGGTGTTCGGCAACTCGGTGCTGCAGCCCATCCTCAAGGGGATGGAGAACGGCCAGAACACGCAGCGCGACGTCGCGGTGCAGGTCGTCCAGGCTGAGATGGCGGCCAATCAGGCGAAGGCGGCGATCGCGCCGGCCTTCAAGGGCCTGATCTACGGCATTGGCATCCCGCCCGCGATCCACTTCGGGGCGGCTTGCCTGACGAAGACGTTCGATCTCGGCTGGAACGTTCAGCCGCTCCCGCCTGAGTACGTGCCGATCGAGGCCACGATCCTGACGGCCTTCTTCATCTCCTCGCCACTCACGACGCTGGCCCGCGCCGGCGCCGCCCGCCTGCTGAAGGCCTGA
- the umuD gene encoding component of DNA polymerase V, subunit D (Evidence 2b : Function from indirect experimental evidences (e.g. phenotypes); PubMedId : 2989816; Product type e : enzyme): MGTRVRLHTVAELPQEGFSTVRVPLMGQALCAGFPSPADDFLEGALELPRWLVPNPPATFLWRIAGDSMRDAGIFDGDLACVDRSLKPAHGSVVVAAVDGEMSIKRMVVEGNRAHLSFDNADLPAYALEELAEVDVWGVVRFTIRWHVARGGQGR, translated from the coding sequence ATGGGGACTCGAGTGAGGCTGCACACGGTCGCAGAGCTACCGCAGGAGGGCTTTTCCACAGTTCGTGTGCCGCTGATGGGCCAAGCGCTCTGCGCGGGCTTCCCCTCTCCCGCCGACGACTTTCTAGAAGGCGCACTGGAACTGCCGCGCTGGCTCGTGCCGAACCCGCCGGCCACCTTCCTCTGGCGCATCGCTGGCGATTCGATGCGCGATGCTGGGATCTTCGACGGGGATCTCGCCTGCGTCGATCGCAGCCTCAAACCTGCGCACGGCAGCGTCGTCGTGGCGGCGGTCGACGGTGAGATGTCGATCAAGCGCATGGTCGTCGAGGGCAACCGCGCGCACCTCTCCTTCGACAATGCCGACCTGCCCGCCTACGCGCTCGAGGAACTAGCCGAGGTCGATGTCTGGGGCGTGGTCCGCTTCACCATCCGCTGGCACGTCGCCCGCGGCGGACAGGGCCGATGA
- a CDS encoding conserved exported protein of unknown function (Evidence 4 : Unknown function but conserved in other organisms), whose product MLLQRLAVRAALACLVLSVTPARATWTGTASFYGHESGSRRADGKRFVPEALGAAHWTLPLGTSVRVTDLSTGRHVDVRVNDRGPHPRLGRLIDLSLGAARALGITHRGLARVRVSLL is encoded by the coding sequence ATGCTCCTGCAACGCCTCGCGGTGCGGGCCGCTCTCGCTTGCCTCGTGCTCAGCGTGACGCCGGCCCGCGCCACCTGGACCGGCACCGCGTCCTTCTACGGGCACGAGTCCGGCTCTCGGCGCGCGGACGGCAAGCGGTTCGTCCCCGAGGCTCTCGGCGCCGCGCACTGGACCCTGCCTCTCGGCACTTCGGTGCGCGTCACCGACCTTTCTACCGGCCGCCACGTCGATGTGCGGGTGAACGACCGCGGGCCACATCCCCGGCTCGGCCGGCTGATCGATCTCTCGCTTGGGGCGGCCCGCGCCCTCGGCATCACGCATCGCGGGCTTGCCCGAGTGCGCGTCTCTCTTCTCTGA
- a CDS encoding conserved protein of unknown function (Evidence 4 : Unknown function but conserved in other organisms): MTSSTDAGAFARLRAAGFVCAALRLSDYDLPRIGHTIGVGEDEIHAVMEVEASGGGFDRLKRPKMLFEPHVFWRNLSGAARTRAASLGLAYAAWKPGAYPSDSYPRLAQALAIDETAALKAASWGLGQILGENFKAAGYATPQAMVLAFCNGGEAEHLAAMVRFIVTNGLDDELRRHDWAGFAKGYNGASYAKHGYHTKLAAAFAKWSKIKDTPWSPGMGEPAPDPLAPMTAPPPSPAPQPAPTGGLVRSGVQATGGAVRLGLTGLYDLIHTAFRKG, encoded by the coding sequence ATGACCTCGTCCACCGACGCGGGTGCCTTCGCACGCCTGCGCGCCGCCGGCTTCGTCTGCGCCGCCCTCCGGCTCTCGGATTACGACCTCCCCCGGATCGGCCACACCATCGGCGTCGGTGAGGACGAGATCCACGCCGTGATGGAGGTGGAGGCCTCCGGCGGCGGCTTCGACCGGCTCAAGCGGCCGAAGATGCTGTTCGAGCCGCACGTCTTCTGGCGCAACCTCTCGGGCGCTGCCCGCACCCGCGCCGCCTCGCTCGGCCTCGCCTATGCTGCGTGGAAGCCCGGCGCCTACCCGTCCGACAGCTATCCGCGCCTCGCGCAGGCCCTGGCCATCGACGAGACGGCCGCGCTGAAAGCTGCCTCCTGGGGCCTCGGGCAGATCCTGGGCGAGAACTTCAAGGCGGCTGGCTACGCGACCCCGCAGGCGATGGTGCTGGCCTTCTGCAACGGCGGCGAGGCCGAGCACCTGGCGGCGATGGTCCGCTTCATCGTCACGAACGGTCTCGACGACGAGCTGCGCCGGCACGATTGGGCCGGGTTCGCGAAGGGCTACAACGGCGCGAGCTACGCCAAGCACGGCTACCACACCAAGCTCGCCGCGGCCTTCGCCAAGTGGTCGAAGATCAAGGACACGCCCTGGTCGCCGGGCATGGGCGAGCCGGCGCCGGATCCGCTGGCGCCGATGACAGCCCCACCGCCCTCACCTGCTCCGCAGCCCGCCCCCACCGGCGGGCTTGTTCGTTCCGGGGTCCAGGCCACCGGCGGCGCGGTCCGCTTGGGTCTCACCGGGCTCTACGACCTGATCCACACCGCGTTCCGGAAAGGCTGA